One window of Sphingobacteriales bacterium genomic DNA carries:
- a CDS encoding PKD domain-containing protein, which produces MKQLIIIICLCLYGCIRLTAQEKYFEKSIGWGYGQSSNKVYYINDTLLVLGCGGALTTTSLEKTFLLFTDQYAENQTLLTYGEDFGTFGVLDLITTPFGYAFCGWMNNEPYETLPWDIYSYPYIIEVNHAGEVINHFQLPDPPYEGNGYTLLYYPETNTYYLGGNAFTTAAEPYRLVITKITDGEIVWRRYYDNFSNRNYILDLLPTADGGCYATGCVNLIPNTLNADMLFMCIDPEGNIVNLNTYFAGQKAGAGTFTFTNDSCIMLAGVTGKYARLLKISKAGENLWTRQYFPDYQQSVFDKIYQLGENYIMIGSAKRQTSDKIEALLMKVRGSDGEPLWVRYFDAEPNNDFFYDFNPAPDGGFLCVGRTEPVGAANVLVVKTNCMGLLSLPQADFTFVQDTTPPALFTFFNQSQYVYPDSIDGGHFIWEFGDGAVSNSTHPTHIYPEEGHYLVTLTAIVCSDTSVTQQLVYARSGSGIAVGLPPNPLKGENFIQVYPNPAQNTLTFALPEGSKSPSGDLGVKLLSLTGQTVLQTTLGAGETHKTISIAHLQEGVYLYSVEQLGSVLARGKVAVVR; this is translated from the coding sequence ATGAAACAATTAATCATAATAATATGTCTATGTCTGTATGGATGTATTAGGCTGACAGCACAGGAAAAGTATTTCGAAAAATCTATCGGTTGGGGTTATGGACAGAGTTCAAACAAAGTATATTATATTAATGATACGCTATTGGTTTTAGGTTGTGGCGGAGCATTGACGACTACATCATTAGAAAAAACATTTTTACTCTTTACCGATCAATATGCCGAAAACCAAACACTGTTGACTTATGGCGAAGATTTTGGCACTTTTGGGGTGTTAGATTTGATTACTACGCCATTTGGTTATGCCTTTTGCGGGTGGATGAACAACGAACCTTATGAAACGCTTCCTTGGGATATATACAGCTACCCATACATTATAGAGGTTAATCATGCCGGCGAGGTAATAAATCACTTTCAGTTGCCCGATCCTCCTTATGAGGGAAATGGCTACACTTTGTTATATTACCCCGAAACCAATACCTATTATTTGGGTGGTAATGCCTTTACAACAGCAGCCGAACCTTACCGATTGGTCATTACCAAAATAACAGATGGTGAAATAGTTTGGCGCAGATATTACGACAACTTTTCCAATCGAAATTATATATTGGACTTGCTTCCCACTGCCGACGGTGGGTGTTATGCGACAGGTTGTGTAAATTTGATACCCAATACTTTGAATGCGGATATGTTGTTTATGTGTATTGACCCTGAAGGGAATATCGTTAATCTCAACACATATTTTGCAGGTCAAAAAGCTGGTGCCGGTACATTTACATTTACAAATGATTCTTGCATTATGCTTGCCGGTGTAACCGGCAAGTATGCAAGGCTTTTAAAAATAAGTAAAGCAGGAGAAAACTTATGGACAAGGCAGTATTTCCCTGATTATCAACAAAGTGTATTTGACAAAATATATCAATTGGGAGAAAATTATATCATGATAGGAAGTGCTAAAAGACAAACGAGTGATAAAATAGAAGCCTTACTTATGAAGGTAAGAGGTTCGGATGGCGAACCGTTATGGGTGCGCTATTTTGACGCAGAACCCAATAACGATTTTTTTTACGATTTTAACCCTGCTCCCGATGGAGGTTTTCTGTGCGTGGGCCGCACCGAGCCGGTCGGTGCTGCCAATGTGTTGGTTGTCAAAACCAACTGTATGGGGCTGCTCAGTCTTCCGCAGGCAGATTTTACATTCGTGCAAGATACCACCCCGCCGGCATTGTTCACCTTCTTCAATCAAAGCCAATACGTTTATCCCGACAGCATAGACGGCGGGCATTTTATCTGGGAATTTGGCGACGGGGCTGTCAGCAACTCAACCCACCCCACTCACATCTATCCCGAAGAAGGCCACTACCTCGTTACCCTCACCGCCATAGTTTGTTCCGATACCAGTGTTACCCAACAGCTTGTATATGCACGTTCGGGGAGTGGTATTGCGGTGGGGCTGCCGCCCAACCCCCTGAAGGGTGAGAACTTCATCCAAGTTTACCCCAACCCCGCACAAAACACGCTGACCTTTGCCCTACCCGAAGGGTCAAAGTCCCCTTCAGGGGATTTAGGGGTAAAACTCCTCTCCCTCACCGGTCAAACCGTGCTTCAAACTACTCTCGGTGCTGGGGAAACGCATAAAACCATTTCAATAGCCCATTTGCAAGAGGGGGTGTATTTGTATTCCGTTGAGCAATTGGGGAGCGTGTTGGCGCGGGGGAAGGTGGCGGTGGTTAGGTAG
- a CDS encoding IS1634 family transposase: protein MQDKLLITWSAKRAAKDARDRERQIQKAKVKLDNGADLQNKKGANRFLKMAESTNTKAAEIDQERIDEDAKWDGYYGIQYSKTDMTNEEVLANYHQLWKIEESFRVLKTTLSTRPIFHWTPKRIKGHFMTCFLAFMLERTVELTLKFANINLSPCSIKEELNQMQLSELTIDDKKYLLKGADTALTNKILSAFRIPPFKDLTPAN from the coding sequence TTGCAAGATAAACTCCTAATTACTTGGAGTGCCAAAAGGGCAGCCAAAGACGCAAGAGACAGGGAAAGACAAATACAAAAAGCAAAAGTCAAATTAGACAACGGAGCGGACTTGCAAAACAAAAAGGGGGCTAACCGATTCCTGAAAATGGCGGAGAGTACCAATACAAAAGCTGCTGAAATAGACCAAGAACGAATAGATGAAGATGCAAAATGGGATGGTTACTACGGCATACAGTATAGTAAAACGGATATGACGAACGAAGAAGTCTTGGCAAACTACCATCAATTATGGAAAATAGAAGAAAGTTTCCGGGTATTGAAGACCACCCTATCCACTCGACCAATTTTTCATTGGACACCCAAAAGGATAAAAGGACATTTCATGACCTGTTTTTTAGCATTCATGCTCGAACGGACGGTGGAACTAACCCTAAAGTTTGCAAACATCAACTTAAGTCCATGCAGTATTAAAGAAGAACTCAATCAAATGCAATTGTCTGAACTAACAATTGATGATAAAAAGTACTTGCTGAAAGGTGCTGACACAGCATTAACCAACAAAATCCTTTCGGCATTTCGTATCCCTCCGTTCAAAGACTTAACTCCAGCGAACTAA
- a CDS encoding YcaQ family DNA glycosylase, with the protein MAVSLLPDEARKLVLVSQLLYQSLDGLGKSAVLSVIEQLGYVQIDTISVVARAHHHTLWSRLPGCYSEEHLHELQATDKTIFEYWSHAASYLPMRDFRFSLLIKEHYASGQSHWFEQDKRMNRFVLDRITAEGELQSKDFEGDEGRNGQTWYEWKSAKRALEQLFMEGRLMVSRRQGFQKVYDLSERVLPAGINTSRPSPLEYGQYLVQTALKAHGICTEAEIYYLRPKWKKTVQQVLQQAVESGKIKEVAVTGFEKERFYAVPEVLESVLNNPAPVPSFPQLHLLSPFDNLVIQRKRLLRWFGFDYQIECYVPEPKRKFGYFVLPVLWGDSFIGRLDSKADRKSGTLFVKKWFTESGAPSETEWMPRLKVKLHEFARFNACKEVIFE; encoded by the coding sequence ATGGCAGTCAGTTTATTGCCGGATGAAGCGAGGAAGTTAGTGTTAGTGTCCCAACTGCTGTACCAATCTTTGGACGGATTGGGTAAATCAGCCGTTTTAAGCGTTATAGAACAATTGGGCTATGTGCAGATTGACACTATTTCGGTGGTTGCGAGAGCACATCATCATACACTTTGGTCAAGGCTTCCCGGCTGTTATTCAGAAGAGCATTTACATGAATTGCAGGCAACAGACAAGACCATTTTTGAATATTGGAGTCATGCGGCATCTTACCTGCCTATGCGCGATTTCCGGTTTTCGTTGTTAATCAAAGAACATTATGCAAGCGGGCAATCGCATTGGTTTGAACAGGACAAGCGCATGAATCGGTTTGTGTTAGACCGTATTACGGCAGAGGGCGAACTGCAAAGTAAAGACTTTGAAGGGGATGAAGGCCGAAACGGCCAAACCTGGTATGAGTGGAAATCTGCCAAACGCGCCCTTGAGCAATTGTTTATGGAAGGACGGTTAATGGTTAGCCGGAGGCAAGGGTTTCAAAAAGTATATGACCTTAGTGAGCGGGTTTTGCCTGCCGGAATCAACACAAGTCGCCCCTCACCCCTTGAATATGGACAGTATCTTGTCCAAACCGCTTTAAAGGCACATGGAATATGCACCGAGGCGGAAATATACTATCTGCGTCCGAAATGGAAAAAAACAGTTCAACAAGTGCTGCAGCAAGCTGTAGAATCCGGCAAAATCAAAGAAGTTGCCGTAACCGGTTTTGAAAAAGAACGTTTTTATGCAGTTCCGGAGGTATTGGAAAGCGTGTTGAACAATCCGGCACCTGTGCCATCATTTCCGCAATTACACCTGCTTTCACCATTTGACAATTTAGTAATTCAGCGCAAACGCCTCCTGCGTTGGTTTGGGTTCGACTATCAGATTGAGTGCTATGTGCCGGAGCCGAAACGAAAGTTTGGTTATTTTGTCCTTCCTGTACTTTGGGGAGATTCATTTATAGGAAGACTCGACTCAAAAGCTGACAGGAAGTCTGGTACGCTGTTTGTCAAAAAATGGTTTACCGAATCCGGCGCACCATCTGAAACAGAATGGATGCCCCGACTAAAAGTAAAACTCCACGAGTTCGCCCGATTTAATGCTTGCAAAGAAGTCATATTTGAATAA
- a CDS encoding MOSC domain-containing protein encodes MKVISVNIGRTQSTIWEGKAVRTGIFKTPVSGAQMVTFNGFKNDEQADLKHHGGADKAVYSYDLDYYSHWQQHLQRHEWEAGLFGENLTTQGLYDSDVFIGSVYQIGSAILQAVQPRIPCFKLSIRFGVPDMVTKFFEHKRHGVYFKVLQEGAIAPGNAIELIKAPDSAITITDVVECLTSKGEDRQKLSLILENPVIPDTLKDVFGRF; translated from the coding sequence ATGAAAGTGATTTCTGTTAATATAGGTCGGACTCAATCAACAATATGGGAAGGGAAAGCAGTGCGAACCGGGATCTTTAAAACTCCGGTAAGCGGGGCTCAGATGGTTACTTTCAATGGTTTTAAAAATGATGAACAAGCCGATCTGAAACACCACGGCGGTGCCGATAAAGCCGTTTACTCTTATGACCTGGATTATTACTCCCATTGGCAGCAACACCTACAACGACATGAGTGGGAGGCGGGTTTGTTTGGTGAAAACCTGACCACACAAGGATTGTATGACAGCGATGTTTTTATTGGAAGTGTCTATCAAATCGGAAGTGCTATTTTACAAGCTGTTCAGCCGCGTATTCCATGTTTTAAACTCAGTATCCGATTTGGAGTGCCCGACATGGTAACGAAATTTTTTGAACACAAAAGGCATGGAGTATATTTTAAGGTACTGCAAGAAGGAGCTATTGCACCGGGCAATGCCATTGAACTGATTAAAGCACCAGACTCTGCAATCACCATCACAGATGTGGTAGAATGTTTAACCTCAAAGGGGGAAGACCGCCAGAAATTAAGTCTGATTTTGGAAAATCCGGTAATACCGGACACACTGAAGGATGTGTTTGGCCGGTTCTAA
- a CDS encoding T9SS type A sorting domain-containing protein yields the protein MRLFFTTTQTLFYMTETSDTAEAMSLLESVNTQTAKRMKIALSMQQGQYSKADSICNTLPQTGLDNQHFRQLLTLQIEMSQNNRSYTQFSPEEDALLSQIAQSQTTSAMSAKVLRYLAYGEEIIVELPPLPEDLTEGMPIQFKTGVFDAPNISITPNPASEYLQINANLPSRTTADINIYDALGKLTFSLSVTESGKTFVPMSDWPNGLYFCRVTSNGAIISSSKILVVK from the coding sequence ATGCGATTATTTTTTACCACCACCCAAACTTTATTTTACATGACCGAAACCTCCGATACTGCTGAAGCCATGTCGCTGTTGGAAAGTGTTAACACTCAAACTGCAAAACGCATGAAAATTGCACTGTCTATGCAGCAAGGGCAGTATAGCAAAGCAGACAGTATATGTAACACCCTGCCGCAGACGGGATTGGACAATCAACATTTCCGCCAATTGTTGACTTTGCAGATAGAAATGTCACAAAACAACCGCAGCTACACACAATTCAGCCCCGAAGAAGATGCCCTCTTGAGCCAGATTGCCCAAAGTCAGACCACCTCAGCAATGAGTGCCAAAGTGCTGCGCTATTTAGCTTATGGCGAAGAGATAATAGTTGAACTGCCCCCGTTGCCCGAAGACCTGACGGAAGGGATGCCGATTCAGTTTAAAACCGGTGTTTTTGATGCTCCAAACATCAGCATTACGCCCAATCCGGCATCAGAGTATCTACAAATTAACGCTAACCTGCCTTCAAGAACGACCGCCGACATTAACATATATGATGCCTTGGGCAAATTAACATTCAGCCTTTCAGTTACAGAAAGCGGTAAAACATTCGTACCCATGAGCGATTGGCCAAACGGGCTATATTTTTGTCGGGTTACCAGTAACGGAGCAATAATAAGCAGCAGTAAAATTTTGGTCGTAAAGTAA
- a CDS encoding T9SS type A sorting domain-containing protein translates to MFRIIIIFLFAQIVHAQEKYFIKSLGIDAFNSSALKTYYTTDSTLIIGGATQLTTESHIKSFLFFSDSEVSSFDKLNYGLEFGIFILQGLVITPFGYAFSGQINNDPYGTYPPTGYPFLMEVNHAGEVLNLYQFPDPPILSNGRALLYYPESNTYYFGGESATTASDPYRLMMTKITDGEMVWRRYYDNFTNKNKITDLQPASDGGCFLVGMVNHGNIMSSEGDVLFMRINNDGDILHSTINDWGGKKALANRFNSFNENNFIIAGTSYMDYYSGRVLLLRVDTLGNTIWDRHYQLGNGFNEASAVFQVGENIVCSGSSKRDGAKIEAFLMKVRGSDGEPLWVRYFDAEPNNDYFYNFTPAPDGGFLCVGRTEPVGSANMLVVKTNCMGLLSLPQADFTFVQDTTPPALFTFFNQSQYVYPDSIDGGHYIWEFGDGAVSNSTHPTHIYPEEGHYLVTLTAIVCSDTSVTQQLVYARSGSGIAVGIPDSSWEGSGGSSILVYPNPAQNTLTFALPEGLTPPSGGWGVEGDLGVSIYNLTGQMVLQTTLAAGETNKTISVAHLPVGMYLYVAEQAGSVLARGKVAVVR, encoded by the coding sequence ATGTTTCGTATAATAATTATATTTTTGTTCGCACAAATTGTACACGCACAGGAAAAGTATTTCATCAAATCGTTAGGTATTGATGCCTTTAATTCTTCTGCATTAAAAACATATTACACGACAGACAGCACGTTAATTATCGGGGGAGCCACTCAATTAACTACCGAATCCCATATTAAGTCATTTCTGTTTTTTTCAGATAGCGAAGTAAGCAGTTTTGATAAACTAAATTACGGTTTAGAATTTGGAATATTTATCTTACAAGGATTAGTAATTACACCATTTGGCTATGCATTTAGCGGTCAAATAAATAATGATCCTTATGGCACTTATCCTCCTACCGGTTATCCCTTTTTAATGGAAGTCAACCACGCAGGAGAGGTGTTAAACCTCTACCAATTTCCCGATCCTCCAATTTTGTCAAATGGCAGAGCACTTTTATATTATCCAGAATCGAACACTTACTATTTTGGTGGCGAGTCAGCAACCACCGCCTCCGACCCCTACCGTTTAATGATGACCAAAATAACCGATGGTGAAATGGTTTGGCGCAGGTATTATGACAATTTTACCAACAAAAATAAGATTACGGACTTACAGCCAGCCTCAGACGGAGGATGTTTTCTAGTTGGAATGGTAAATCATGGAAATATAATGAGTTCTGAAGGAGATGTGCTGTTTATGCGTATAAACAACGATGGCGATATTCTTCACAGCACAATTAATGATTGGGGAGGGAAAAAAGCACTAGCCAATCGTTTTAACAGCTTCAACGAAAATAATTTTATAATAGCCGGTACAAGTTATATGGATTATTATAGTGGTCGAGTACTTTTGTTAAGAGTTGACACGCTTGGAAATACTATTTGGGACAGACATTATCAACTTGGCAATGGTTTTAATGAAGCTTCTGCTGTTTTTCAAGTGGGTGAAAATATTGTATGTTCAGGAAGCAGCAAACGTGACGGAGCAAAAATTGAAGCCTTTCTGATGAAAGTGCGCGGCTCGGACGGCGAGCCGTTATGGGTGCGCTATTTTGACGCAGAACCCAATAACGATTATTTTTACAATTTCACCCCTGCCCCCGATGGAGGCTTTCTGTGCGTGGGCCGCACCGAGCCGGTCGGTTCCGCCAATATGTTGGTCGTTAAAACCAACTGTATGGGGCTGCTCAGTCTTCCGCAGGCAGATTTTACATTCGTGCAAGATACCACCCCGCCGGCATTGTTCACCTTCTTCAATCAAAGCCAATATGTTTATCCCGACAGCATAGACGGCGGGCATTATATCTGGGAATTTGGCGACGGGGCTGTCAGCAACTCAACCCACCCCACTCACATCTATCCCGAAGAAGGCCACTACCTCGTTACCCTCACCGCCATAGTTTGTTCCGATACCAGTGTTACCCAACAGCTTGTATATGCACGTTCGGGGAGCGGTATTGCGGTAGGCATCCCCGATAGCTCTTGGGAGGGGTCAGGGGGTTCTTCCATCCTCGTCTATCCCAATCCCGCACAAAACACCCTTACCTTTGCCCTACCCGAAGGCTTAACTCCCCCTTCAGGGGGCTGGGGGGTAGAGGGGGATTTAGGGGTAAGCATCTACAACCTCACCGGTCAAATGGTATTGCAAACCACCCTTGCGGCGGGTGAAACAAACAAAACCATTTCGGTAGCACACCTTCCGGTTGGGATGTATCTCTATGTGGCCGAGCAGGCGGGCAGTGTGTTGGCGCGGGGGAAGGTGGCGGTGGTTAGATAG
- a CDS encoding insulinase family protein, which produces MISFQRFTLSNGLRVLIHEDPTTPLAVVNILYDVGSRDETPDKTGFAHLFEHLMFGGSANVPHYDKVIHHAGGECNAFTSPDMTNYYVQLPAANIETAFWIESDRMMQLNFSQASLDVQKSVVVEEFKETSLNQPYGDVWHKLRALSYKRHPYQWPVIGLIPEHIEQAELADVEAFFYRYYRPNNAILCIAGGIEAQTILPLIEKWFGDIPAGVPNNRNLPKELPQTEKRTLHVNADVPLDALYMSFHVCNRTHPDFPATDVVNDLLSTGSSARLYRALVKEQQLCNSISTHCYGEFDEGALIIEAKLNKGIKLEQTEAAIWIELETLINQPVPSEELQKVVNRVESSIIFSETNLWMKAFTLAFYEVLGDANGINQEIEKYDKITAGEVQRLSRQIFTPQNCSVLYYHALQQQEADTEPSSLHSELV; this is translated from the coding sequence ATGATTAGTTTTCAGAGGTTTACACTATCCAACGGTTTGCGCGTACTGATTCATGAAGACCCGACCACTCCTTTGGCAGTCGTCAATATTTTGTATGATGTGGGGTCAAGAGATGAAACACCCGACAAAACGGGATTTGCCCACCTGTTTGAGCATCTGATGTTTGGCGGTTCGGCCAATGTGCCGCATTACGACAAAGTAATTCACCATGCGGGAGGCGAGTGCAATGCATTTACCAGCCCCGATATGACAAATTACTACGTACAGTTGCCAGCTGCAAATATCGAAACTGCCTTTTGGATCGAATCTGACCGCATGATGCAGCTCAATTTCAGTCAGGCTTCGTTAGATGTTCAGAAAAGTGTGGTAGTCGAAGAATTTAAAGAAACGAGCCTCAACCAACCTTATGGTGATGTATGGCATAAGCTCCGCGCCTTGAGTTACAAAAGGCATCCTTACCAATGGCCGGTCATAGGTTTGATTCCCGAACATATTGAACAGGCTGAATTAGCCGATGTCGAAGCATTCTTCTACCGGTATTACCGCCCCAACAATGCCATTTTGTGTATAGCAGGAGGCATTGAGGCCCAAACTATCCTGCCTTTAATAGAAAAATGGTTTGGTGATATTCCCGCCGGTGTTCCCAACAACCGGAATCTGCCCAAAGAACTTCCCCAAACCGAAAAACGAACCCTTCATGTCAATGCGGATGTTCCGTTAGATGCTTTGTATATGAGTTTTCATGTCTGCAACCGCACTCATCCCGATTTTCCTGCTACAGATGTTGTCAATGACCTGCTTTCAACCGGCTCATCTGCAAGATTATACCGCGCTTTGGTCAAAGAACAACAACTTTGCAACTCTATAAGCACTCATTGTTACGGAGAGTTTGACGAAGGTGCTTTGATTATAGAAGCCAAATTGAACAAAGGAATCAAGCTTGAACAAACAGAAGCTGCCATTTGGATTGAATTGGAAACGCTGATTAACCAACCTGTTCCGTCTGAAGAACTACAAAAAGTAGTAAACCGCGTGGAATCTTCCATCATTTTCTCAGAAACCAACCTGTGGATGAAGGCATTTACCTTGGCCTTTTATGAGGTTTTGGGAGATGCTAATGGAATCAACCAGGAAATTGAAAAGTACGATAAAATAACTGCAGGTGAAGTTCAGCGGCTGTCGCGTCAGATTTTTACACCGCAAAACTGCTCGGTTTTATATTATCATGCCCTTCAACAGCAGGAAGCAGATACCGAACCCTCCTCACTACATTCTGAATTAGTTTGA